In the genome of Mycoplasma seminis, one region contains:
- the era gene encoding GTPase Era — translation MKICFASILGRPNVGKSSLLNAILGYNVAIVTDTAQTTRDQITGIYTDDDTQIIFTDTPGIHKPENKLGEALNKNAYDAAKNVDVLLFLSPADEKIGKGDEMILSKIANVPNKIAVVSKIDKIKKHPEMLIEKIDELKQHGFETIISTDVNDHRSIQALINLIKNYSYEGEMQYDPDYLTDKSMRFIAKEIIRESAINSLYEELPHSIAVEVEDFIEEEDRLTINAIIYVKKASQKGMVIGKGGEKIKQIGKNARMKISYQFDIPTTLNLRVKIAKKWNDDPESLEKFGYSTK, via the coding sequence ATGAAAATTTGTTTTGCAAGTATATTAGGGAGACCTAATGTTGGTAAAAGTAGTTTACTTAATGCTATTTTAGGTTACAATGTTGCAATTGTAACTGATACGGCTCAAACTACTAGAGATCAAATTACTGGTATTTATACCGATGATGATACCCAAATTATTTTCACAGACACACCTGGAATTCATAAACCTGAAAACAAATTAGGTGAAGCCTTAAACAAAAACGCCTATGATGCAGCTAAAAATGTTGATGTCTTATTATTCCTCTCACCTGCTGATGAAAAAATCGGTAAAGGTGATGAAATGATTTTAAGTAAAATTGCTAATGTTCCTAACAAGATTGCTGTTGTATCTAAAATTGATAAAATCAAAAAACATCCTGAAATGTTAATTGAAAAAATAGATGAATTAAAACAACATGGATTCGAAACTATTATCAGCACAGATGTAAATGATCATAGATCGATTCAAGCTTTAATTAATTTAATTAAAAATTATTCATATGAAGGTGAAATGCAATATGACCCTGACTATTTAACAGATAAATCAATGAGATTTATAGCTAAAGAAATAATTAGAGAATCTGCGATAAATTCATTATATGAAGAACTTCCTCACTCAATTGCTGTTGAAGTTGAAGATTTTATCGAGGAAGAAGACAGATTAACGATTAATGCAATTATTTATGTTAAAAAAGCATCACAAAAAGGTATGGTTATAGGTAAAGGTGGTGAAAAAATTAAACAAATTGGAAAAAATGCAAGAATGAAAATTTCTTACCAATTTGATATCCCTACTACCTTAAACCTTAGAGTTAAAATAGCTAAAAAATGAAATGATGATCCAGAATCACTTGAAAAATTTGGATATTCAACAAAGTAG